The following is a genomic window from Panacibacter microcysteis.
ACGATGGAAAAACTATTATTACACCGCTAAACTAAGCGAGGTAACCATGCAATCAACCTGAGCAGCCGACGCACAAAAAATATTTTCTTAGCTGTAAAGGGCACGAAAATATTTTTCGCCAACACACACATAAACATCTTAATAAATCAACCTTATTCAGGATGTATTATCTTAGTCAACCAGTAACAGGATTATTAACCAAATCAGTCAACTTTTTTCAGGACGGGTCAGTTCTTTATTGTACTTCAGTTCGGGCAGGACGTTATAAATTTGGCTTATGAATAAAACCTCAGCAATATTGCAATCATTGGGCTTCAGTTATGGGCAGACGGAATGCTAATTCCCCAACAAACGCCAAGCCTTTTTCGTTGTACGTCACCTTATGCGACACCTTTTAACATTCATATTGATAATTTCCTTTAAGGTCTCTTACGGATAGGACTTTGCATATCCTTCAATAAAAGCAAAAGGTCAAAGTTTTGCTGGTTTGTATCCCTCCGGCCAAGTACATGTGGATAATCTAAGAATTAGTTTTCATGAGTCGTTTTTCTGTTTCGTGTGCCACGAATCAAGGCAATGACCAGCGATACAATTGGAATTAACAACAAATCAATACATAGATTCCGGGGCAAATTTTGCATTCACGGCGTGAAGCTTGGCTTTTTTGAAAAGGCGGCAGCAATATTGCAGTGTAAGATAGATCAGGATAGTCATCTCTGAGATCTATAAAACTAAAATATATGCAAATGCACTACGAACGAATTGGCCAGGGAAAGCCACTCTTGCTGATTCACGGTATTGGAGGCAGTTGTAAATCGTGGGATTCAATTATTGATCAGCTTGCCCTTCAAAGAGAGGTTATCGCTATTGACTTGCCCGGTCATGGAAAAACGCCTGCATTAAAAGGTGAGGTTTCTATCCGCACACTTGCAGATGCAGTGACGTTGTTTTTACAGGAAAACAATATGACCGGAATTGATACTGTTGGTAGTTCTATGGGCGGAAGGCTAGTGCTGGAGCTATTTCGCAGAGGAAGTGTGCTGGGTGCAGTAGTATCGCTGGATCCCGGAGGGTTCTGGAAGGGCTGGGAGATACCATTTTTTTACAACACTATTGCAGCCTCTATACGGATTGTGCGTTTATTACAACCGATTATGCCCGGCATTTCTAAAAGTGCTATTGGCCGGTCATTGTTACTGCTGCAATTTTCTAAAAAACCTTCGCAACTTTCCCCACAACTGGTATTGAACGAAATGCAGGCATACGCAGCATCTCCGTCATTTGATGAATTGTTACGAAATCTTGCATACGGCGAGCAACAAAAAGGAGCGCCACATGAATATCGGGCTAAACCACTGGCAATTGGATGGGGTAAAAATGACCGGGTATGTTTTCCAAAGCAAGCTGCCAGGGCAATAAAACTATTTCCGGATGCCACATTGCATTGGTTTGAAAACTGTGGGCATTTTCCACATTGGGACGCTCCACAAAAAACAATTGAACTGATTTATAAAACAACCGGCTAATAAGAGTGCGCAGGCCAATGATAGTATAAAGCAGCTGATTTTTGCCTATTAGTTGGGAAACCCTTGACAGCGCATATCGAGAATTAAACAAAGACGGCATTAAAGATGTTGCAATCATTCTTCAGCTTAAGGATAGCGTTTCGATAATAAATGGTCTATAAGGTACCGTTTTGACACAGCCACGAATTTTGATTATCCTTCTTAAAAATCGTTTTGATAGGAGTTTCGCATTATTTGAACAAAGCAGCTGATTTATTTTGAAACACGATAACTCCGCAATGGATGACCCATATCAGGAAATGACGATTAAAATGGAGTTCTGGAAATTAAGTTTCATCATTTTTACAACATCGACAGTCGGTATGTGATAAACTCTGATTATAAACGTTGAAAACACTAAAGACATCATACTGAACCGTATACCTCGGAAGTTGAAACAGACATTTACTTATAATGACAAAACGGCGAACGTACAACATAAGGTTTTGTGCAATTGGGGCTCGACGTTGAAGCAATCAGCAGCAGTGCATATCCAAACTTCATATTCAGCGGACGTAATTCTGTTGGGCAGTAGTTCTAAACTTCGGCTTTTAGTTATAAATTTAGCTTCAGTTCCGGGCAGACAGTTGGTTAATTCCCCAATTGCACAAAGCCTCGATCGTTGTACGTCACCCTATTGAACATCCTACACATATTTAAACATCCATGACTTTGCCGACCCGACCCCACGCTATTTTTAGCACATTGCAAGGCACACAAAACCCCGACACAAAGCCAACCTTGCAAAGAGCTAAAAATGCCAACGCACAGCCCACCCACCCCGGCTGACGAATATCTATCATCATTTGTTCGACACTTCAGCAAC
Proteins encoded in this region:
- a CDS encoding alpha/beta fold hydrolase translates to MHYERIGQGKPLLLIHGIGGSCKSWDSIIDQLALQREVIAIDLPGHGKTPALKGEVSIRTLADAVTLFLQENNMTGIDTVGSSMGGRLVLELFRRGSVLGAVVSLDPGGFWKGWEIPFFYNTIAASIRIVRLLQPIMPGISKSAIGRSLLLLQFSKKPSQLSPQLVLNEMQAYAASPSFDELLRNLAYGEQQKGAPHEYRAKPLAIGWGKNDRVCFPKQAARAIKLFPDATLHWFENCGHFPHWDAPQKTIELIYKTTG